The DNA region AAGCTATTTATATCCTCAAAAAACAATATCTTCAAAGAAGTAACACAACCATTTTTAGCAAATGCTAAATCGGAAGATACTAACGCTATCTTTTTAGATAGTGATAATGATGGAGATTTAGATCTTTACGTAACTAGTGGAAGCAAAGAATTTTCAAAATTTGATTTTTCATTAAATGATAGATTATACGTAAATGATGGAAATGAAAATTTCACGATATCAAACACAGTTTTACCATTTAAAACACCTATAAGCACATCGGTTGCAACTGCTTACGATTACGACCAAGATGGAGATTTAGATATATTCTTGGGCGAACGTTTTAAAGTTGAAACCTATGGCTTACCAGCAAGCGGTTATATCTTAAAAAATAATGGTAAAAATAATTTCGAATTAATTCAACCTAAAGCATTACAAAACATAGGTTTAATTACAGATGCTGCTTGGGAAGACTTTAATAATGATGGTGTTAAAGACTTGATAATAGTTGGTGAATGGATGCCAATTTCAATATTTATAAACCAAAACGGAACATTAGTCAATAAAACCGAAGATTATGGCTTTAAAGACACAAATGGATTCTGGAAAACATTAAAACTAGCAGATGTTAATCATGATGGTAAAACAGATATAATTGTTGGTAATAAAGGGACTAATACATTTTTTAAAGAAGGGCTAAAAATGTTTGTCTCAGATTTTGACAATAACGGTAGCGCAGAACAAATTATTTGTCATCAACTAAACGACAAATACTATCCTATATTGGATAGAGACGAACTTATTGCACAACTACCAAGCTTAAAACAAAAGCTTTTATATTATAAAGATTATGCTAACGCAGATATTAACTCTATTTTTTCTGAAGAGCAATTAAATAAAGCTTATAAAACACGTATTAACCGTGTTAAAACAAGCCTATTTTTAAATAAAAATAATACATTTAAAGAGTTTAAGTTACCAAGTCAAATACAATACTCTAATGTAGAAGCAATAGAAGTTTTAGATGCAAATAATGATGATTTTAATGATATTATTTTTGGAGGAAATCAATACTTAGTAAAACCACAATTTGGTCGACAAGATGCTTCTAAAGGCTGGATCGTTTATGGAGATAAAAAACAACCATTTAAAACAGCCAAATCATTAAATATTAATGGGCAAATTAGAGATTTTAAAACTTTAAGATTAAATAATAAAAACTACATTCTAACAACAATTAATAATAGCAGCTTAAAATTTTATGAAATTCTACACAACTAAATTTACGTTACTTTTCTTAATTCTAGTAAGTGTTTCTTGTCAATCAGACTACACCAAATTAGTAAAGTCTGAATTAAACAGTGGTAAAGAATATAACACCATTTTTCATGGGTTAAAATTTGGTCAATCTCAAAAAGAATTTTTTGAAACCTGTTGGAATCTAAACAAAAAAGGATTGGCTACTCATGGTGGAAACAACCAAAATGTAAAAATTGTTTTACAACCAGAAGACAGTACAAAAACAACAGAAAAAATAAACATGTTGTTCTATCCTAAATTTAGTCCAGAGAATAACATTATTGCAATGGATGTAACGTTTACTTATGTAGCCTGGTCACCTTGGAACGATAATTTAAAATCAGAGCAATTATTTCCGGTAATTAAAGACAGTTTATTAAAATGGTATCCAGGTAACGATTTTATAAACGTTAAAAATGTACTAGTTAAAGTAGATGGCAATAGACAAATTCAACTAAACAAATCATCAGACAAAGATGTTTCTGTTGTAATAGAAGATTTAGCCTATAAATATAACAACATGAAAAAGTAATAAATTTCCTTATGAAATTAAAAACTATAATATATACACTTTGTACAGCTTCTATCCTATTTTCTTGTAAAAATAAAGAGGAAAACACAAAAAACGAAACCCAAAACGAAGCACCACAATTTCAATTGTTAGATGCTGCTACAACAGGTATTAATTTTGAAAACAACTTAGTATCAACAGACGAATTTAACGTATACCGTTACCGAAATTTTTATAATGGTGGCGGCGTATCTATTGGAGATATTAATAACGATGGTTTACAAGATATTTACCTAACCTCTAATCTCAATCAAAATAAACTTTATCTAAATAAAGGTAATTTTAAATTTGAAGATATTACAGACAAAGCAAAAGTTGGAGGCACAAAAGCATGGTCTACAGGAGTATCAATGGTAGATATAAATGCAGATGGATTTTTAGATATTTATGTATGTAACTCTGGAGATGTTAAAGGAGATAATAAACAAAACGAATTCTTTATCAATAACGGTGATGGCACATTTACAGATAAAGCCAAAGAATTAGGATTAGACGACAAAGGATTTTCTACACACGCATCGTTTTTCGACTTTGATAACGATGGTGATTTGGATGTTTATCTTCTTAATAATTCCTATCAATCTATAGGATCATTCAACTTAAAGAAAAACGAACGACCAAAACGTGATGTTTTAGGTGGTGATAAACTATTTGAAAACAAAGAAGGTAAATTTATAGATATAAGCGAACAAGCTGGTATTTATGGTAGTGTTATAGGATTTGGTCTTGGTGTAACTGTTGGAGACATGAATAATGATGGCTGGCAAGACATTTATGTTTCTAACGATTTTTTTGAGCGTGATTACCTTTACATAAATCAAAAAAATGGCACGTTTAAAGAAACACTAACAACCTCTTTAAATTCTATTAGTGGTGCATCAATGGGAGCAGATGCTGCAGATATTAACAACGATGGATACAATGATATTTTTGTAACCGAAATGCTACCTAGTGAATACGAAAGACTTAAAACAGTTACCACTTTTGAAGATTGGAATAAATATCAATACAACGTAAAAAACGATTATTTCCATCAATTCACAAGAAATATGCTTCAGCTAAACAATAGTAATTTAACCTTTAGCGAAGTTGGTCGATTTAGTGGTGTAGAAGCATCAGACTGGAGTTGGGGCGCATTATTTTTTGACATGAACAACGATGGTTTAAAGGATTTATATATCGCTAACGGTATATATAAAGATCTTACCAATCAAGATTACTTAAAGTATGTGTCTAACGAAGAAGTTGTACAATCCATAGTATCTGGAAATCAAGTAAATTATAAAAAATTAATAGACATTATTCCTTCCAATAAGGTTAAAAATCACGCCTATATTAATCAAGGCGATTTACAATTTAAAAGAACTTATAACGGATTAAATACAGAAAGCTTTTCTAACGGATCTGCTTATGGCGATTTAGATAATGATGGCGATTTAGATGTTGTAGTAAACAACGTTAACATGCCATTATTTGTGTATCAAAACACATTAGAAGACACTAAAACCAACTATTTAAAAGTTATTTTAAAAGGTGAAGGAAAAAATCTAAATGGTATTGGTGCAAAATTAAAATTAACTACAAAAAACAGTACTATATTTTTAGAACAACAACCTGTTAGAGGTTTTCAATCCTCTATGGACTTTAGGCCTAACTTTGGATTTACAGATACCGAAAATTTAATGCTAACCGTAACATGGCCAAGCGGAAAAGTTTCAACAATTAAAAATCCTAAACCAAATACTACCATTACTGTAGATGAAAAAGATGCGGTTAATAACAATCAAATTACTACAGCAACAGATGAAACTGCAGTTTTTAGTCCTTCTAAAAACATAATCGATTTTAAACATAACGAAAACAATTATGTAGACTTTAATGTTGATAGACTTTTACCTTTTATGAGAAGTGCCGAAGGACCTAAAATGAGTTTAGGCGACGTAAATGGTGATGGACAAACAGATATTTACATTGGTGGATCTAAAGGATTTACAGGCTCATTATACCTTCAAAACAACAACAGTTTTAAACGAAGTAATACAACTGTTTTTGATAGACAAAAATCTTCTGAAGATGCTGAAAGCTTATTTTTTGATGCCGATAATGATGGAGATTTAGATCTTTATGTGTGTAGCGGTAGTGTAGAAACTTCAAAGTATAGTTCTAACTATCTTGATAAATTATATATAAACGATGGTAAAGGTAATTTTACGGTTTCACCTCAACTTTTACCAACGTCTGAAGGATTTCATAGTACAAGTACAGTTACATCTGCGGATATTGATAATGATGGAGATTTAGACTTATTTGTTGGCGAAAGAACAATTCCTAATGCATACGCGCAACCAGGATCTGGTTATCTTTTAATTAACGACGGTAAAGGTAATTTTAAAGAATCTTCCTCTACTCTAGCCCAAGATTTTAAAGATTTAGGCATGATTACAGATGCCATTTTTGTTAATCTTAATACCGATGAATATCCAGACTTAATAGTTATTGGAGAGTTTATGGGTATTCAGATGTTCGAAAACAAAAAAGGCTCATTCCATAAATTAAAAGACCATAAACTAGCACAACTAAAAGGTTGGTGGAATACTATTGAAAAAGCAGATCTTGACAACGATGGTGATTTAGATTTAATTGTTGGTAATCACGGATTAAACAGTCGTTTTAAAGCTAGTAAAACACAACCTATAAAACTATATGCAAACGATTTTGATGGTAATAGTTACGTAGATCCTATTTTAGGATTTACAGCAGATAATGGTAAAGAATATCCTTACGCACTTAGACATAACTTGGTAGATCAATTAAAGTATTTATCTAAACGTTATCCAGATTACGAATCGTTTAAAAACGCAACAATACAGGATATATTTTCTGCTTCAGAGCTAAGCTCTAGTGTGCAATTAGAAGCAAACACGTTAAGTTCTGTGATTCTAATCAACCAAGGAAATTTTGAATTTGATGTTAATCCATTGCCATACCAAGCGCAATTATCTCCAATCTATGCTATTTCAACTTCAGATTTTGATAAAGACGGTGATTTAGACATAGTTTTAGGAGGAAACTTATTTGGTGTGATGCCAGAGTTTGGTCGTTACGATGCCTCTTTTGGTAATTATTTAGAAAATCTAGGAGATGGTAATTTTAAACAGTTTAAAACTGGTAAAGGATTAAATGTAAGAGGTCAAATAAGAGATATTAAGGTTTTAAACAATAAAGTATTTATCACTAAAAATAACGACTCTTTAGAAGTCTACAATTATTAATTATGGTTAAAAAATTAATCTTTATTTTCTTGATAATTGTTAGTTGTGCAAAAGAAAACAAAAAAGAAACACAAAACGAAAGCACAACCAAAAATGCACCATTTAACGTTGTAAAGCCTGAAAATTCTGGTTTAAAATTCAATAATCAATTACAACAAAATGGAAATTTAAATATCATTGAATACTTATATTATTATAATGGTGGCGGCGTTGCAATTGGAGATATAAACAACGACGGACTTGAAGATATTTATCTAACAGCCAACCAAAAAGCAGACAAGTTATTTTTAAATCAAGGAAATTTAAAATTTAAAGATATCTCTTTAAATAGTGGTATTAGTAAAGATAGTACTTGGTCTACTGGAGTAACTATGGCAGATATAAATAACGATGGTTTATTAGATATTTATGTTTGTAAAGTTGGTAACTACAAAGGGTTAAAGGCTAAAAACGAACTTTATATTAATCAAGGAAATAACACATTTACAGAACAAGCAAGTAAATACGGATTAGATTTTAGTGGTTTTTCTACACAAGCATCTTTTTTTGATTACGATAACGACGGAGATTTAGATATGTATTTAATGAATCATTCAATACATACAACACACTCTTACGGTAATATCAAATTAAGAGAAAAATCTGATGAGCAATCAGGTGATATTTTATTTGAAAACAAACAAAACGCAGGTCAAATAAAGTTTGAAGATGTAACAAAATCTGCAGGAATTTATAATAGCGCGTTAGGTTACGGGCTTGCGCTATCTACAGCAGATGTTAATAATGATGGCTATTTAGATATTTACGTTGGTAACGATTTTCATGAAAACGATTATCTGTACATTAACAATAAAAACAAAACATTTACAGAAGCTAGTACAGACTATTTTAACAACACTTCAAGATTTACAATGGGTGTAGATATAGAAGATGTAAATAATGATTTATTGCTAGACATTTTCACCTTAGATATGATGCCTTACAATTCTGAAATATTTTTAAAATCTGGCGGAGAAGATACAGATAAGATCAATCAGATTAAAGAGTCTTTTGGATTTCAGCAACAATATGCGCGTAATCATTTTCAACTTAATAACGGAGATCATTTTTCAGATGTCGCACTAATCACCAATACTTATGCGACAGATTGGAGTTGGTCACCTTTAATTTTAGACTATAATAACGATGGTTTAAAAGATATTTACATAACAAACGGTATTTACAAAAGACCTAACGATTTAGATTATATTAAATACTTAAGCACTGTAGATTTTGCAAAATATAAAGACACAGAAGCAGATCAAATTGAGTTTAAGTTAATTAATACAATGCCTACTTTAAGCTTACCAAATGTTCTTTTTACTAATAAAGATCAATTAAGTTTCGAAAAAACTAAAGTAGACAATAACAACTTAGCAACCTATTCTAATGGTGCTGCTTATGCAGATTTGGATAACGATGGAGATTTAGATATTGTAGTTAATAATTTAAATGAAAACGCTACACTTTTAGAAAACACAACTACTAATAGTAATTTTTTAAATATTGAAT from Mesoflavibacter profundi includes:
- a CDS encoding VCBS repeat-containing protein, which produces MKLKTIIYTLCTASILFSCKNKEENTKNETQNEAPQFQLLDAATTGINFENNLVSTDEFNVYRYRNFYNGGGVSIGDINNDGLQDIYLTSNLNQNKLYLNKGNFKFEDITDKAKVGGTKAWSTGVSMVDINADGFLDIYVCNSGDVKGDNKQNEFFINNGDGTFTDKAKELGLDDKGFSTHASFFDFDNDGDLDVYLLNNSYQSIGSFNLKKNERPKRDVLGGDKLFENKEGKFIDISEQAGIYGSVIGFGLGVTVGDMNNDGWQDIYVSNDFFERDYLYINQKNGTFKETLTTSLNSISGASMGADAADINNDGYNDIFVTEMLPSEYERLKTVTTFEDWNKYQYNVKNDYFHQFTRNMLQLNNSNLTFSEVGRFSGVEASDWSWGALFFDMNNDGLKDLYIANGIYKDLTNQDYLKYVSNEEVVQSIVSGNQVNYKKLIDIIPSNKVKNHAYINQGDLQFKRTYNGLNTESFSNGSAYGDLDNDGDLDVVVNNVNMPLFVYQNTLEDTKTNYLKVILKGEGKNLNGIGAKLKLTTKNSTIFLEQQPVRGFQSSMDFRPNFGFTDTENLMLTVTWPSGKVSTIKNPKPNTTITVDEKDAVNNNQITTATDETAVFSPSKNIIDFKHNENNYVDFNVDRLLPFMRSAEGPKMSLGDVNGDGQTDIYIGGSKGFTGSLYLQNNNSFKRSNTTVFDRQKSSEDAESLFFDADNDGDLDLYVCSGSVETSKYSSNYLDKLYINDGKGNFTVSPQLLPTSEGFHSTSTVTSADIDNDGDLDLFVGERTIPNAYAQPGSGYLLINDGKGNFKESSSTLAQDFKDLGMITDAIFVNLNTDEYPDLIVIGEFMGIQMFENKKGSFHKLKDHKLAQLKGWWNTIEKADLDNDGDLDLIVGNHGLNSRFKASKTQPIKLYANDFDGNSYVDPILGFTADNGKEYPYALRHNLVDQLKYLSKRYPDYESFKNATIQDIFSASELSSSVQLEANTLSSVILINQGNFEFDVNPLPYQAQLSPIYAISTSDFDKDGDLDIVLGGNLFGVMPEFGRYDASFGNYLENLGDGNFKQFKTGKGLNVRGQIRDIKVLNNKVFITKNNDSLEVYNY